A genomic region of Melanotaenia boesemani isolate fMelBoe1 chromosome 21, fMelBoe1.pri, whole genome shotgun sequence contains the following coding sequences:
- the hexdc gene encoding hexosaminidase D: protein MACTPWPKGRKLVHLDLKGAPPRVEYLHKLIELFSQLGVDGLLMEYEDMFPYKGELQLLQATEQPAYSREEVLSMQEFARSKGMEVIPLVQTFGHMEFVLKHRLMWHLREVPQCVGTLNPHKEEGVKLVMEMLRQIMELHPGLQTLHIGADEVYMLGEGEDSKLWLASPGRTVEQLYLSHITKVAKAIKEAWPHVTIIMWDDMMRSMNQDTLKASGLIGLVQPMLWDYTPNLDVEKTVSLLEKYCSAGMSDLWAASSFKGSTAVYTCVTNTQRHVDNHLQWLKVAASLSAGVNLKGIAITGWQRYDHLSVLCELMPVALPSLAACLQTLIHGQFSAEAQSKVTEMLGISSVEVEAMEKTSAAESSFPGRRLAELIVELNLLLNSEDVRFFESNMLVRGWLSPYHRQRMMVTPLISMQIHSQASMYLEMLQRMTEAVKEEMVRLYPDTTAQEWIEQHVNPVMAPLQRITEDIQACLKEMVP, encoded by the exons ATGGCGTGTACACCCTGGCCCAAAGGGAGGAAACTTGTCCACTTGGATTTGAAAGGTGCCCCTCCGCGAGTTGAATATCTTCACAAG TTGATCGAGCTCTTCTCTCAACTTGGAGTCGATGGCCTACTGATGGAGTATGAGGACATGTTTCCTTATAAAGgcgagctgcagctgctgcaggccACAGAGCAGCCTGCTTACAG CCGAGAGGAAGTGTTGTCCATGCAGGAGTTTGCCAGATCAAAGGGCATGGAGGTGATCCCACTTGTGCAGACATTTGGGCACATGGAG TTTGTGTTGAAGCATCGGCTAATGTGGCACCTTAGGGAGGTGCCGCAATGTGTGGGCACCCTGAATCCCCACAAAGAGGAGGGGGTGAAGCTGGTGatggagatgctgaggcagatAATGGAGCTGCATCCTGGCCTACAGACGCTGCACATCGGAGCAGACGAG GTTTACATGCTCGGTGAGGGTGAGGACTCCAAGCTTTGGTTGGCTTCTCCTGGACGTACGGTGGAGCAACTTTACCTGAGTCACATAACCAAGGTGGCTAAGGCTATCAAGGAGGCGTGGCCTCACGTGACCATCATAATGTGGGATGATATGATGAGAAGCATGAACCAGGACACACTGAAAG CAAGCGGTCTGATAGGACTTGTGCAGCCCATGTTATGGGACTACACCCCAAATTTGGATGTGGAAAAAACTG TGTCTCTGCTGGAGAAGTACTGCAGTGCTGGTATGTCTGATCTGTGGGCTGCTAGCTCCTTTAAAGGCTCCACCGCTGTTTACACCTGTGTGaccaacacacagagacatgtgGATAATCATCTACAATGGCTGAAAGTAGCTGcctctctgtctgctggtgtAAACCTGAAAGGCATTGCCATTACAGGCTGGCAAAG GTATGACCATCTGTCAGTGCTGTGTGAGCTGATGCCTGTGGCTCTCCCTTCACTAGCAGCCTGTCTCCAGACTCTCATCCACGGTCAGTTCAGTGCTGAAGCTCAAAGCAAAGTAACTGAGATGCTGGGGATTTCCTCAGTAGAAGTGGAAGCCATGGAGAA GACTTCTGCAGCTGAGTCGTCATTCCCAGGAAGGAGGCTGGCTGAGTTGATTGTGGAGCTTAATTTACTGCTTAACTCGGAGGACGTAAGATTTTTTGAAAGCAACAT GCTTGTAAGAGGATGGCTAAGCCCCTACCACAGGCAGAGGATGATGGTAACACCACTTATCTCCATGCAGATTCACAGCCAAGCATCAAT GTATTTGGAAATGTTACAACGGATGACGGAGGCAGTAAAAGAGGAGATGGTGCGTCTTTATCCAGATACAACAGCTCAGGAGTGGATAGAGCAACATGTCAACCCTGTGATGGCCCCACTACAGCGGATAACGGAGGATATCCAAGCCTGTCTGAAGGAGATGGTGCCCTAG
- the LOC121632137 gene encoding cytochrome b-245 chaperone 1 homolog, giving the protein MGYMTVEEHSSTLLHLKRSPGIRSWSVLVGIASVGLAAAYYSSDSFLWKLFYVTGCLFVAMQNMEEWEEAVFDKTKNEIELKTFSLYAFVLTLWRKGQERVVLDLTQLCDVCVQEERVRYLGRGYLLMLRLAAGFSHPLTQSATLGGRSDVEALGALLKRFLGLEELQQRKLQEYEAEYGDDEEDSVDSTDSDDEAEEQ; this is encoded by the exons ATGGGATACATGACAGTGGAAGAGCACAGTTCCACCCTGCTCCACCTCAAAAGATCCCCGGGTATCCGTTCTTGGTCTGTTCTAGTTG GTATAGCATCTGTTGGGTTGGCAGCTGCATACTACAGTTCAG ACAGCTTCCTGTGGAAGCTCTTCTATGTGACAGGCTGCCTGTTTGTGGCCATGCAGAACATGGAGGAGTGGGAGGAGGCTGTATTTGACAAAACCAAGAACGAGATTGAGCTCAAGACCTTCAGCTTGTATGCATTTGTTTTGACGTTATGGAGGAAGGGACAAGAGAGGG tTGTGTTGGATCTGACACAGCTGTGTGATGTCTGTGTCCAGGAAGAGAGGGTGCGTTACTTAGGGAGGGGTTACTTGCTAATGTTGCGGTTAGCTGCAGGATTCTCCCACCCCCTCACTCAGAGTGCCACACTGGGTGGACGAAG TGATGTGGAAGCTTTAGGTGCCCTGCTGAAGCGCTTCCTGGGGCTGGAGGAGCTGCAACAACGCAAGCTGCAGGAGTACGAGGCAGAGTATGGAGATGACGAAGAAGATTCTGTGGATAGCACTGACTCAGATGATGAAGCTGAAGAGCAGTGA